In a genomic window of Mucilaginibacter sp. KACC 22063:
- a CDS encoding cation:proton antiporter, protein MDTREIITITIVLAAVFAYINHRLIKWPPTIGIMALSLISSVALVFLGSSRWLLSAKALQLANSVDFQDVLMNFMLSFLLFAGAIHIDAGKLKKERWPVLLLATIGILISTFVVGGVTWILFTLFHLPVPFIYCLLFGSLISPTDPIAVLGILKQAKIPSSLEVKIAGESLFNDGVAVVIFISIAQIARSTGGNFNVLDVGQLFLQEAVGGLVFGALLGYIGFLALRSIDDYKVEVLITLAIVMGGYTLASHLHISGPLAMVIAGIITGNKSKELGMSAQTRDYLGKFWHMVDEILNAVLFLFIGLEMLIIKINPTVMLIGVVSILTVLLARWISVIIPVSLLRFKIKFENNAVAILTWGGLRGGISVALALSLSSEMYRDQFVLITYVVVVFSILVQGLTIGKLAEKLKVQN, encoded by the coding sequence ATGGATACACGTGAAATCATTACCATAACAATCGTTTTAGCAGCAGTCTTCGCCTACATTAATCATCGCTTAATCAAGTGGCCGCCAACTATTGGCATTATGGCTCTTTCGCTTATAAGCTCGGTTGCATTAGTTTTTCTGGGTAGTTCTCGTTGGCTACTATCTGCAAAAGCATTGCAATTAGCTAATTCAGTAGACTTTCAGGATGTGTTGATGAACTTTATGCTTAGCTTCCTGCTCTTTGCAGGAGCCATCCACATTGATGCTGGTAAGTTGAAGAAAGAGCGCTGGCCTGTATTATTGCTGGCAACTATTGGTATCCTTATATCAACCTTTGTAGTGGGCGGCGTGACCTGGATCCTTTTTACATTGTTTCACCTACCTGTACCATTTATTTATTGCCTGCTCTTTGGCTCACTTATTTCGCCAACCGATCCCATTGCCGTTTTAGGAATTTTGAAACAAGCAAAAATACCTTCATCATTGGAGGTTAAAATTGCCGGTGAATCCCTTTTCAATGACGGTGTGGCAGTTGTTATATTTATAAGCATTGCACAGATTGCACGCTCTACAGGTGGAAACTTTAACGTATTAGATGTAGGGCAGTTATTTTTGCAGGAAGCGGTAGGCGGTTTAGTTTTTGGTGCTTTACTTGGTTATATAGGTTTCTTAGCGCTGCGTTCCATCGACGACTACAAGGTAGAAGTCCTGATTACCCTTGCCATTGTAATGGGGGGATATACCCTGGCATCACATTTACATATTTCCGGGCCGCTGGCTATGGTCATTGCAGGAATTATTACAGGAAACAAGTCTAAAGAATTGGGTATGTCTGCTCAGACAAGAGATTACCTGGGTAAGTTCTGGCATATGGTAGATGAAATACTGAACGCTGTTCTCTTTCTGTTTATCGGACTTGAAATGCTTATCATCAAGATTAATCCAACTGTGATGCTTATTGGTGTTGTCAGCATCTTAACCGTTCTTTTAGCACGTTGGATCTCTGTTATTATACCTGTTAGCCTGTTGCGATTTAAGATTAAGTTTGAGAATAATGCAGTTGCTATTCTAACATGGGGTGGTTTACGTGGGGGTATATCGGTTGCTTTAGCACTTTCATTAAGCAGCGAGATGTACAGGGATCAGTTTGTACTGATCACCTATGTAGTGGTAGTTTTCTCAATTTTGGTGCAAGGTTTAACCATTGGTAAATTAGCAGAGAAACTAAAAGTTCAGAATTAA